In a single window of the Pseudodesulfovibrio profundus genome:
- the flgK gene encoding flagellar hook-associated protein FlgK translates to MSFGANSILDMGRWALFASQVQLQVTGQNISNVNTEGYARRSVVLEEGPYVDYSPGQLGTGVKAKEVARSFDEMVESLYLEQASLKDKWGNLWEQLKSVENLLNESSGTGVSNTLSQYFNSWNEVSQRPENYGARQSVVNDAATLISTLKQVDADLSLMQQRINSTVSAQVDEANKLMAEISDLNKEIQVHHIEGQNNANTLLDERARKVRELGKLVDIKTIDNGGGNFTILTKSGQNLVDGASHFQLSFDSPSKTVDLRTGSTFEGNVYFDGSDDFEYTIEFVGSSSGSSVAGQVTSGADAAQFRVSLDGGVTWLTDDRGDQKLFSARDYDSRVNVEGLQIWFGDLDDQKATPNGTFQEGDRFVISPHQGLYWVENTSHREEITPQLHFNGEENSTRLTGGSIAAMLAFRDNYVGRYREKLDNLAEGIIWETNRRHSQGAGLQTFTQIEGTYQVSDTTKALASDSTGLAFGDRLQSGSSFVYVYNESTGLLTSSAALDFGGGATFDPNTHSLQDVADAFNNTYPGMVNATIVNNKLKLDAEDGFTFAMGTDSAGLMAGLGINTFFRGSSPSDMQINEKITSDLDYLATGHVNGAGEINTGDNTTALSMFDLREASIQISSVTEGTTETTLLDYYNGLVGNVGTDTNRAEFNQNFYTTLANDLDERQQQVAGVNLDEEMSDLIKYQASYTAAAKLITTADQMLQTILSLKP, encoded by the coding sequence ATGTCCTTCGGCGCCAACTCCATACTCGACATGGGCCGATGGGCCCTGTTTGCCTCGCAGGTTCAGCTGCAGGTCACCGGTCAGAACATTTCCAATGTCAACACCGAGGGCTATGCTCGCCGTTCCGTTGTGTTGGAGGAAGGTCCGTACGTCGACTATTCTCCCGGCCAGTTGGGTACCGGCGTCAAGGCCAAGGAGGTCGCACGCAGCTTCGACGAAATGGTCGAGTCATTGTATCTGGAACAGGCGTCGCTCAAGGACAAGTGGGGCAACCTCTGGGAACAGTTGAAGTCGGTTGAAAACCTTCTCAACGAATCCAGTGGAACCGGTGTCAGCAATACGCTTTCCCAATATTTCAATTCCTGGAACGAAGTCAGCCAGCGCCCGGAAAACTACGGCGCACGCCAGTCCGTCGTTAACGATGCTGCCACGCTCATTTCCACTTTGAAGCAGGTGGATGCCGACCTGTCGCTCATGCAACAACGGATCAACTCCACTGTCTCCGCCCAGGTGGATGAGGCCAACAAGCTGATGGCTGAAATTTCCGATCTGAACAAGGAAATTCAGGTTCACCACATCGAAGGCCAGAACAATGCCAATACGCTGCTGGACGAGCGTGCGCGCAAGGTGCGTGAACTCGGCAAGCTGGTTGACATCAAGACCATTGATAACGGCGGTGGCAACTTCACCATTCTGACCAAGTCCGGACAGAACCTTGTGGACGGTGCTTCGCATTTTCAACTTTCCTTTGATTCTCCGAGCAAGACCGTTGACCTGCGGACCGGTTCTACCTTTGAAGGCAACGTATATTTTGATGGCAGTGACGACTTTGAGTACACCATCGAGTTTGTCGGCTCATCGAGCGGCAGCAGTGTGGCTGGACAGGTCACATCAGGCGCCGATGCTGCGCAGTTCCGCGTTTCGCTTGATGGCGGTGTGACTTGGCTTACCGATGATCGAGGCGATCAAAAGCTGTTCAGCGCCCGCGATTACGATTCGCGAGTGAATGTGGAAGGGTTGCAGATCTGGTTTGGCGACTTGGATGATCAAAAGGCCACTCCGAATGGAACATTCCAGGAAGGAGACAGGTTTGTCATCAGCCCGCATCAGGGGCTGTACTGGGTGGAAAACACATCGCATCGGGAAGAGATTACGCCACAGCTGCATTTCAATGGTGAAGAGAATTCGACGCGACTCACCGGCGGGTCCATTGCGGCCATGCTCGCCTTCCGCGACAACTATGTCGGCAGGTACAGGGAGAAGTTGGACAATCTGGCTGAAGGCATTATTTGGGAAACCAACCGCAGACACAGCCAGGGCGCTGGTTTGCAGACATTTACTCAGATCGAAGGCACGTATCAGGTCTCAGACACCACCAAGGCGCTGGCTTCCGACTCCACTGGGCTCGCTTTCGGCGATAGGCTCCAGTCGGGTAGCTCGTTCGTGTATGTGTACAACGAGTCCACTGGGCTGCTGACATCTTCGGCTGCACTCGATTTCGGTGGTGGGGCCACTTTTGATCCCAATACCCATTCTCTTCAAGATGTAGCTGATGCCTTCAACAACACCTATCCCGGCATGGTCAACGCAACCATCGTCAACAACAAGCTCAAGCTAGATGCCGAAGACGGGTTCACCTTTGCCATGGGAACGGACAGCGCCGGATTGATGGCCGGGTTGGGTATCAACACCTTCTTCCGAGGCTCTTCCCCATCGGACATGCAGATCAACGAGAAGATCACGAGTGACCTCGATTATCTTGCCACGGGACATGTCAACGGTGCCGGTGAAATAAACACCGGTGACAACACCACGGCCTTGTCGATGTTTGATTTGCGAGAAGCAAGTATCCAGATTTCCTCGGTGACCGAAGGCACCACTGAAACCACGCTGCTTGATTATTACAACGGCCTGGTGGGCAATGTGGGAACGGACACCAATCGGGCGGAATTCAATCAGAACTTTTATACGACCCTGGCCAATGATCTTGACGAGCGGCAGCAGCAGGTTGCCGGCGTCAACCTCGATGAGGAAATGAGTGATCTCATCAAGTATCAGGCGTCTTACACCGCGGCGGCCAAGCTCATCACCACCGCTGATCAGATGCTGCAGACGATCCTGTCGCTGAAGCCGTAG
- the flgN gene encoding flagellar export chaperone FlgN has protein sequence MIQLIEENLVRQNKALMLLFILLEEEFSRLMQSNPQSVSQIELSIQELMRQIAVERASLRRKVQQVSPGSDRVGELLENMDESRREAFEGLLGLLDDTQQKCAVQAAKNHQMAMALFDQSKGLLDFMHNQVKPKNTTSYAATGQYAKVSSSARILTGRL, from the coding sequence ATGATCCAGCTCATAGAGGAAAATTTAGTCCGGCAAAATAAGGCGCTGATGCTTCTTTTCATCCTGTTGGAGGAAGAATTTTCCCGCCTTATGCAGTCCAATCCGCAGAGCGTTTCACAGATCGAACTTTCCATTCAGGAACTCATGCGACAGATCGCTGTCGAGCGTGCCTCCTTGCGTAGAAAGGTTCAGCAGGTTTCCCCAGGTTCTGACCGGGTTGGCGAGCTGCTTGAAAACATGGATGAATCTCGTCGCGAAGCCTTTGAAGGGTTGCTTGGCTTGTTGGACGACACACAGCAGAAGTGTGCTGTTCAGGCTGCCAAGAACCACCAGATGGCAATGGCTCTGTTTGATCAGTCCAAGGGACTCCTCGATTTCATGCACAATCAAGTCAAGCCCAAGAACACCACGTCCTATGCTGCCACGGGGCAGTATGCCAAGGTGTCCAGCAGCGCGCGTATCCTTACCGGGAGGCTCTAA
- a CDS encoding rod-binding protein: MISSGIDPQMIARQADAKDVVRFKQEMDGLKQRLAGDGDGKEKQLRKACQDFEAVFISKLWKGMKSTVPKEGYLHSKQEEQYMSMFDRQFAEKMSQAGGIGLADMIYAQLSEKLKNTSRTTLSGGVDIKPLEPQPIALNQPTTKGVPLNPSDSMTLEDWGGAASAKDAGNISSNGEAISQDRGRNAGVLTDVEVKTRLDELTRKLEAERLKAELLATQPNKRSENYGKNGSNAVGRDFAKIG, encoded by the coding sequence ATGATCAGTTCCGGAATCGATCCCCAAATGATTGCAAGGCAGGCCGATGCCAAGGATGTCGTTCGTTTCAAGCAGGAAATGGACGGACTCAAGCAGCGGTTGGCCGGCGATGGTGACGGCAAGGAAAAGCAACTCCGGAAGGCGTGCCAGGATTTCGAGGCCGTGTTCATCTCCAAGTTGTGGAAGGGCATGAAGTCTACTGTTCCCAAGGAGGGCTACCTCCATTCCAAGCAGGAAGAGCAGTACATGTCCATGTTTGACCGGCAGTTTGCGGAGAAGATGTCACAGGCCGGAGGTATCGGGCTTGCGGACATGATTTACGCACAGTTGAGTGAGAAGCTGAAGAATACCAGCCGCACGACGCTGTCGGGTGGCGTGGATATCAAGCCGCTTGAGCCGCAACCTATCGCCTTGAATCAGCCGACCACCAAGGGCGTTCCCTTGAATCCCTCGGATTCCATGACTCTGGAAGATTGGGGGGGCGCTGCATCTGCCAAGGATGCCGGAAATATTTCCTCGAATGGTGAAGCTATTTCTCAGGATCGAGGAAGAAATGCAGGCGTGCTGACGGATGTAGAGGTCAAGACCCGTCTGGACGAGTTGACGCGCAAGCTTGAAGCGGAACGACTCAAGGCGGAACTGTTGGCAACACAGCCGAACAAGCGGAGTGAAAACTACGGCAAGAATGGATCGAATGCTGTTGGCCGAGATTTTGCAAAGATTGGGTGA
- a CDS encoding flagellar basal body P-ring protein FlgI — protein MAASVFWTTAIVPSPAEAARLKDIASFSGVRTNELVGYGLVVGLAGTGDGTSSTFTLRSMSNMLEKMGVETNPDDLKPKNVAAVMVTAKLPVSAKPGSSLDITVSSLGDAESLLGGILLVTPLKGLDGKVYAVAQGALTIGGFSAVGEAATAQKNIPTVGRIPNGAVVERSVPFRFNNQDRMTVNLSVRDFGTTMQVVNKINSALGGNYASAKDISTVELDLPDQFRGNMVPLMASLENLSIAPDGKAKVVVDEKTGTVVLGQDVRLSKVAVAHGNLQIVIAESEDVSQPGPFSDGTTVVTPRTDLEVNEQNNPLMLVEGATLQELVDGLNAIGAAPRDLISIIRALKAAGSLHADVEVI, from the coding sequence ATGGCTGCCTCGGTTTTCTGGACCACCGCCATCGTGCCGAGCCCTGCTGAGGCAGCACGGTTGAAGGACATCGCCAGCTTCAGCGGCGTGCGAACCAACGAACTGGTTGGTTACGGTCTGGTGGTCGGTCTGGCGGGAACCGGTGACGGCACCTCCTCGACGTTCACCTTGCGGTCCATGTCCAACATGCTCGAAAAGATGGGTGTGGAAACCAATCCTGACGATCTCAAGCCAAAAAACGTGGCCGCGGTCATGGTCACGGCCAAGCTGCCGGTTTCGGCCAAGCCGGGATCGAGCCTGGATATTACGGTTTCTTCTCTCGGTGATGCAGAGAGCCTGCTGGGTGGAATCCTTCTGGTCACTCCGCTCAAGGGACTTGATGGCAAGGTGTATGCCGTGGCTCAGGGCGCATTGACCATCGGCGGTTTTTCCGCTGTAGGTGAAGCGGCTACCGCACAGAAGAACATCCCCACAGTCGGGCGCATTCCCAATGGAGCGGTGGTCGAACGATCCGTTCCCTTCCGCTTCAATAATCAGGATCGCATGACGGTCAATCTTTCCGTCCGTGACTTTGGCACGACCATGCAGGTGGTGAACAAGATCAACTCGGCTCTTGGCGGCAATTATGCTTCTGCCAAGGATATTTCCACTGTTGAACTGGATCTTCCGGATCAGTTCCGCGGCAATATGGTCCCGCTCATGGCATCGCTTGAGAACCTGTCCATCGCACCCGACGGCAAGGCCAAGGTCGTGGTCGATGAAAAGACCGGTACCGTTGTTCTGGGTCAGGATGTGCGCTTGAGCAAGGTGGCCGTGGCACATGGCAATCTGCAAATCGTGATCGCGGAATCCGAAGATGTGAGCCAGCCCGGTCCGTTCTCTGACGGAACCACGGTGGTCACGCCTCGTACCGACCTGGAAGTGAACGAGCAGAATAACCCGCTGATGTTGGTGGAAGGTGCAACTCTGCAGGAACTGGTTGATGGCTTAAATGCTATCGGTGCCGCACCTCGGGATCTGATTTCCATCATCCGTGCGCTCAAGGCCGCAGGTTCATTACACGCAGACGTGGAGGTCATATAA
- a CDS encoding flagellar basal body L-ring protein FlgH: protein MRHHIFTTLAATLLGSTVLMVGCASRYVEQPMPILTPPVYEEQDPTSNPGSLYDANRSEFLYDDNRASRIGDIVLVKVSESATTNIKSETTADKENSINNEVTAMPNTGIISNIPLAKELGASVGANIGASQSSEFSGTGETKQESNFEATVATRIVRRLPGNLLQVEGARRIRVNAETQFLVVRGLIRQRDIASDNSIPSTSLAEAQIEIYGQGVLADKQKPGWLSRILDNIYPF, encoded by the coding sequence ATGAGACATCATATTTTTACCACGTTGGCGGCAACATTGCTCGGCTCCACTGTCCTGATGGTCGGGTGTGCTTCCCGGTATGTGGAGCAGCCCATGCCGATTTTGACACCCCCGGTTTACGAGGAGCAGGACCCGACATCCAATCCGGGGTCCCTCTATGATGCCAACCGTTCCGAGTTTCTTTACGACGACAACCGTGCAAGCCGCATTGGTGACATCGTGCTGGTCAAGGTGTCCGAATCCGCTACTACCAATATCAAATCGGAAACCACCGCTGACAAGGAAAACAGCATCAACAATGAAGTGACGGCCATGCCCAACACAGGGATCATCAGCAATATCCCCCTGGCCAAGGAGCTTGGCGCATCGGTTGGTGCAAACATCGGGGCGTCACAGTCATCGGAGTTTTCGGGAACAGGCGAAACCAAGCAGGAATCAAATTTCGAGGCCACCGTGGCAACGCGGATCGTCCGACGTTTGCCCGGCAACCTGTTGCAGGTTGAAGGGGCACGGCGAATCAGGGTCAACGCGGAAACACAATTTCTGGTGGTTCGCGGTCTGATTCGTCAGCGCGACATTGCCTCTGACAATTCCATTCCTTCCACCAGTCTGGCTGAGGCGCAGATCGAAATTTACGGTCAGGGCGTATTGGCTGACAAGCAGAAGCCGGGATGGCTTTCTCGCATACTGGATAACATTTACCCGTTCTAA
- the flgA gene encoding flagellar basal body P-ring formation chaperone FlgA, with the protein MQNAKGTNRMKTGLYMMALIGIMVLGSAPMLGAASGPGQNWRLMVKSAACVQGPRVLLGEIADPLPGVDARTWATLSKHKLWKASDKRGRPVTVSRDKLHQVLKHYMGTMVNNLVLPSQLTVQTGGKVVDAEELRNRVVAFLTPRAKDLGGEVVFKDLNLPMHFFFDNEYDKLSINLTDTIKPGRNQIQLKAVSSEGKILSSKAGTVFLNVWKAVPVAAKPLNRNERVTKDKVTFMRVNLAYKPELWDGTGGPWRMTRTLGRGQPFTATHLEPVPLIERGEKVTLVYKNDRIQLSIKAEALGEAGMGQQVGVRNLQSKRTVRGTVVGDNMVLVR; encoded by the coding sequence ATGCAAAATGCAAAAGGGACAAATCGGATGAAGACCGGACTGTACATGATGGCGCTGATTGGCATCATGGTTCTGGGCAGTGCCCCCATGTTGGGTGCTGCATCGGGGCCGGGCCAGAATTGGCGTCTGATGGTAAAGAGCGCAGCCTGCGTACAGGGTCCCCGAGTTTTGCTTGGCGAGATTGCCGACCCGTTGCCGGGCGTGGATGCCCGCACCTGGGCGACCCTTTCCAAGCATAAGCTTTGGAAGGCTTCCGACAAGCGGGGACGGCCTGTGACCGTGAGTCGCGACAAACTGCATCAGGTTCTGAAGCATTACATGGGCACCATGGTGAACAACCTCGTGCTGCCGAGCCAATTGACGGTGCAGACCGGCGGCAAGGTCGTGGATGCGGAAGAACTGCGAAACAGGGTTGTCGCTTTTTTGACGCCTCGGGCAAAAGATCTTGGTGGAGAGGTGGTCTTCAAGGACTTGAATCTCCCCATGCATTTCTTTTTCGACAATGAGTACGACAAGCTCAGCATCAACCTGACCGACACCATCAAGCCCGGTCGCAATCAGATACAGCTCAAGGCCGTTTCTTCGGAAGGCAAGATTCTCTCATCCAAGGCAGGGACAGTCTTCCTGAACGTATGGAAGGCGGTACCCGTGGCGGCCAAACCGTTGAATAGAAATGAGCGCGTGACCAAGGATAAGGTAACATTCATGCGGGTTAACCTCGCTTACAAGCCGGAACTTTGGGATGGCACAGGCGGGCCGTGGCGCATGACAAGAACTCTTGGCCGAGGCCAGCCGTTTACCGCAACGCACCTGGAGCCTGTTCCGCTGATCGAGCGGGGGGAAAAGGTCACACTGGTCTACAAGAATGATCGTATACAACTTTCCATCAAGGCCGAAGCGCTTGGCGAAGCCGGAATGGGACAGCAAGTCGGAGTACGCAATTTGCAAAGCAAGCGTACTGTGCGTGGAACCGTTGTTGGCGACAACATGGTCCTGGTTCGATAA
- the flgG gene encoding flagellar basal-body rod protein FlgG encodes MMRSLWTAATGMVAMQTHIDTLSNNLANVNTTGFKKSRAEFEDLMYQTLQIAGTQNQSGGRLPVGMQIGMGVRPVSVHKFFSQGDFQNTGNPLDMAIEGKGFFLVDMNGEDVYTRAGAFKLDDQGRVTTAGGHVLQPEFTVPPETVSVVVTETGNIAALDKDGTALAEAEIQIYRFQNPAGLTAIGRNFYRESEASGAPVAGTPGDENYGTLAQGFLEGSNVEMVDEMVGLIVGQRAYEINSKAITTSDAMLQTAINIKR; translated from the coding sequence ATGATGCGCTCTCTTTGGACTGCTGCGACAGGCATGGTTGCCATGCAGACGCACATCGATACCCTGTCGAACAACCTGGCCAACGTAAATACGACCGGGTTCAAGAAATCCAGGGCCGAATTTGAAGACCTCATGTACCAGACGCTGCAAATCGCCGGTACCCAGAATCAGTCCGGTGGCAGGCTCCCCGTGGGCATGCAGATCGGTATGGGTGTTCGGCCTGTGTCGGTGCACAAGTTCTTTTCGCAGGGTGATTTCCAGAACACCGGCAACCCCCTCGATATGGCCATCGAAGGCAAGGGGTTTTTCCTTGTCGATATGAATGGTGAGGATGTCTACACCCGCGCCGGTGCATTCAAGCTCGATGATCAGGGACGCGTTACTACCGCTGGTGGTCATGTCCTGCAGCCTGAGTTCACCGTACCGCCCGAGACTGTTTCCGTTGTCGTGACCGAAACCGGCAATATCGCGGCTCTGGACAAGGACGGTACGGCATTGGCCGAAGCGGAAATTCAGATTTATCGATTCCAGAACCCAGCCGGTCTGACAGCCATTGGGCGTAACTTCTATCGTGAAAGTGAAGCGTCGGGTGCTCCTGTGGCCGGTACTCCCGGTGATGAGAACTACGGCACGCTCGCTCAAGGATTTCTCGAAGGATCAAACGTGGAAATGGTTGACGAAATGGTCGGTCTGATCGTGGGACAGCGAGCTTACGAAATCAACTCCAAGGCGATCACGACCTCTGACGCCATGTTGCAGACGGCTATCAACATCAAGCGTTAA
- a CDS encoding flagellar hook-basal body protein, producing MRDSSLSALFGALSNEMRMSTIANNLANVNTTAYKKDTMAFHDVFTRFAHDNVVTTKSFLRDKDMFPDPNIMAKPRLSEQAVDFTQGGMQKTGNPLDFALSGEGVFRVQAPEGILYQRAGNFAVDVNGTLVNKDGHPIMVDGGQLNIPAGAEVTVDGGGGIYLDGQPAGNLDLVTFDTIGKLERVGSNMFRAPEGAAEQPPEDLTVQQGFLEKGNVEVVTEMVSMIESQRSFAMYAKVMQNSDQMDRKMITQLSRLR from the coding sequence ATGCGAGATAGTAGTTTAAGCGCATTATTCGGGGCTTTGTCCAATGAAATGAGGATGTCAACCATCGCCAATAATTTGGCGAATGTTAATACGACGGCGTATAAAAAGGATACGATGGCGTTTCACGACGTGTTCACGCGTTTTGCGCATGACAACGTAGTCACCACCAAATCCTTTCTGCGCGACAAGGATATGTTCCCGGACCCGAACATCATGGCCAAGCCGAGGCTTTCGGAACAGGCTGTGGATTTCACCCAGGGCGGCATGCAAAAGACCGGCAATCCACTCGATTTCGCCCTCAGTGGAGAAGGCGTTTTCCGCGTGCAGGCGCCGGAAGGCATATTGTACCAGCGGGCCGGCAACTTTGCCGTTGATGTCAACGGTACGCTCGTCAACAAGGACGGCCATCCCATAATGGTTGATGGCGGTCAGCTCAATATTCCGGCAGGGGCCGAAGTCACTGTCGACGGCGGTGGCGGTATCTATCTTGACGGTCAACCTGCGGGCAATCTTGATCTGGTGACGTTTGACACCATCGGCAAGCTGGAGCGTGTCGGATCGAACATGTTCCGTGCACCCGAAGGCGCTGCCGAGCAGCCACCGGAAGACCTGACCGTACAGCAGGGCTTCTTGGAGAAGGGCAATGTCGAAGTAGTGACGGAAATGGTCTCCATGATTGAGAGCCAGCGATCCTTCGCCATGTACGCCAAGGTGATGCAGAACTCGGATCAGATGGACAGAAAGATGATCACACAACTTTCCAGACTTAGATAA
- a CDS encoding ribosome maturation factor RimP: MRRNFEETLTELIRPEVEALGCNLWGLTAPNKGKKRIVRIYIEDEGGATIDKCAKVSRQVGLMLEVEDIIPGAFTLEVSSPGLDRRFFSTEQMHDYMGKKMTAQTYDVFDGRRKFTGELKSVEDDAFTLEIDGEDVTLHWTDIKDVRLVYEF, translated from the coding sequence ATGCGCAGAAATTTTGAAGAAACGCTGACCGAACTCATCCGGCCTGAAGTAGAGGCTCTCGGTTGCAATCTGTGGGGACTTACAGCTCCCAACAAGGGCAAGAAGCGTATAGTAAGGATATATATTGAAGATGAGGGAGGCGCTACCATTGACAAATGCGCCAAAGTCAGCCGCCAGGTTGGATTGATGCTCGAAGTCGAAGATATCATTCCCGGCGCTTTCACTCTCGAGGTATCATCGCCTGGGCTGGATCGTCGCTTCTTCTCGACCGAGCAGATGCACGATTACATGGGCAAGAAAATGACCGCCCAGACCTACGATGTATTTGATGGTCGCCGCAAATTCACCGGCGAACTCAAAAGCGTAGAAGATGATGCCTTCACCTTGGAAATTGACGGCGAAGACGTTACCCTTCACTGGACAGACATCAAAGATGTTCGTCTTGTGTATGAATTTTAA
- the nusA gene encoding transcription termination factor NusA, translated as MSELKKAIDQISKDRGIDRDLLVDTLEEAVRSAVARKYGETMDIEVSFNEDNGEIEVFEFKVVVEEVHDPISEISLEDAREHDPNARVDDEMGFPVKIEDLGRIAAQSAKQVIIQRMRDAEQEIIYEEYKDRVGEISSGIIQRRDRTGWIINLGRTEALLPKDEQIPRERYKRGDRVQAYIIDVLKESRGPQVVVSRSHPDYMIELFKREVPEVADSTVKIMGVARDAGLRAKVAVMSRERDVDPVGACVGIRGSRIQNVVQELKGERIDIVVWSPDIAMYAQHALSPAVITRITVDEEEETLEVVCPDDQLTLAIGRKGQNVKLAAKLLGWKIDIFTESRYGELNAARKGMDQIASVAEVSMDNFFNAGFESIESIVNATDEELLSVKGLTDTKIADIRVAINMLAPGDFGSNETEEVPTELPEATEENDVVETESTETTEEESETPAEGEETK; from the coding sequence ATGTCGGAGCTGAAAAAAGCCATCGACCAGATTAGCAAAGACAGGGGCATTGACCGCGATCTTCTCGTCGACACTCTCGAAGAAGCCGTGCGTTCTGCCGTGGCTCGCAAATATGGCGAGACCATGGATATCGAGGTCTCCTTCAACGAAGATAACGGAGAGATCGAAGTCTTTGAATTCAAGGTCGTTGTTGAAGAAGTTCACGATCCCATCAGTGAAATTTCCCTGGAAGACGCACGGGAACATGATCCCAATGCCCGCGTGGACGACGAAATGGGCTTCCCGGTCAAAATCGAAGATCTTGGCCGTATCGCTGCTCAGTCCGCCAAGCAGGTCATCATTCAGCGCATGCGTGATGCCGAACAGGAAATTATTTACGAAGAATATAAGGACCGCGTGGGCGAAATCTCCAGCGGTATCATCCAGCGCCGTGATCGTACCGGCTGGATCATCAACCTCGGACGCACCGAAGCGCTGCTGCCCAAGGATGAACAGATCCCCAGGGAACGTTACAAGCGTGGTGACCGCGTCCAGGCTTATATCATCGATGTGCTCAAGGAATCCCGTGGCCCACAGGTCGTGGTATCCCGCTCGCACCCGGACTACATGATCGAGCTGTTCAAGCGCGAAGTACCCGAAGTTGCCGACTCCACCGTCAAGATCATGGGTGTTGCCCGCGACGCTGGCCTGCGTGCCAAAGTTGCTGTCATGTCCCGCGAACGCGACGTCGATCCTGTCGGCGCCTGTGTCGGTATCCGCGGTTCCCGTATCCAGAACGTGGTTCAGGAACTCAAAGGCGAACGCATTGATATCGTTGTCTGGTCTCCGGACATCGCCATGTACGCCCAGCATGCCCTCTCCCCTGCCGTTATCACCCGCATCACCGTTGATGAGGAAGAAGAAACGCTGGAAGTAGTATGCCCCGACGATCAGCTCACTCTGGCCATTGGCCGGAAAGGGCAGAACGTCAAGCTTGCTGCCAAGCTCCTTGGCTGGAAGATCGACATTTTTACCGAGTCCCGTTATGGCGAACTCAACGCAGCCCGCAAGGGTATGGATCAGATCGCAAGCGTTGCCGAAGTGTCCATGGACAACTTCTTCAACGCCGGTTTCGAATCCATCGAATCCATCGTCAATGCCACGGATGAAGAGTTGCTCTCCGTCAAGGGATTGACCGATACCAAAATCGCGGACATCCGCGTAGCCATCAACATGCTGGCTCCCGGTGACTTCGGCAGCAATGAAACGGAAGAAGTTCCGACAGAACTGCCCGAGGCAACTGAGGAAAATGATGTAGTCGAGACTGAATCGACTGAGACAACTGAAGAGGAATCCGAGACTCCCGCCGAGGGCGAGGAGACAAAATAG
- a CDS encoding YlxR family protein has product MTHEPVRMCIVCRQRYPKGELDRYVCPDTAKELETDGPVPDPGKNRPGRGFYVCVQARCREHFPKMIKGLMKKRKGVFK; this is encoded by the coding sequence ATGACTCACGAACCTGTTCGTATGTGTATTGTATGTCGTCAACGCTACCCCAAGGGGGAGCTTGACAGGTATGTGTGTCCGGATACTGCGAAGGAACTGGAAACGGACGGTCCGGTTCCGGACCCGGGTAAAAACAGACCGGGACGTGGTTTTTACGTATGCGTCCAGGCCCGTTGCCGGGAACACTTCCCGAAAATGATCAAGGGCCTGATGAAGAAACGCAAGGGGGTTTTTAAATGA